TTGGCTCGGGCCGATGCTGAGCCCGCAACTGATGACGGCGACCTCGAAACCCGCTTTCCGATCGGTACCCGGCTACGCATCCTGCCGAACCACGCTTGCGCGACAGGCGCACAGTTCCCCGAATACCATGCGCTCGAACCGACCGGCGCACTTACCGTATGGAGACGCTTTCATGGCTGGTGAAAATCGTTCGCCGCAGCCCGTTCACCCCGCTACGCCGGGTCTCTCGACGCCCGGCGGGCACTATAGCCATGTGACGGTCGCGAACGGGTTCGTTTTTGTTTCGGGTCAGTTGCCAGTTACGGCCGCCGGCACGAGACTGGACGACCGTTCATTCGCCGAACAGGCCCGGCAGGTACTCGACAACGTGGAACAGGCGCTGCTCGCCGCAGGCAGCGCGATCGACCAGCTGGTGCAGGTTCGCGTCTACGTCGACGACATCGAAAACTGGCCGGAATTCAATAGCATTTATGCGAGCTGGGCTGGAAATGCACGTTCTTCCAGAGCCGTCGTTCCGACGGGGCCGCTGCATTTCGGTTTGAAGATCGAGGTGGAGGCTTTGGCAGTTCTGTAGAGCAGTAGAGTGAAAGGCCGCGACTTGCGCTTTGTGTCGAATAGCCAGATCACCGAGCAGTCAGAGGATGGGTGACCTACGCGAGTTTCGGTCATCAAGGAGTAGGCTTGAACGCTCATTCCGTCGCACAAGACGTCGAAGGTAAGTTGTTCGATATCACACCGTTATCGGATGAAAGCGCTCGTCAGTTCATGCGCTTTGTCCGGCATTCTGGTGAAGAAGCTCAATGTCTCATTCATCGAGATCTGAACGGCAGCCTCGCCAACGCCTCAATACTCGAAGCCGTCGACCGTGCTTCGATAGTCATCTGCGCATGGGGCTCGCACGAAGCCGCGGCAAGGCGCGCAGCCGACGTACTGCACCTCCTTCGCATCACCAGCATGAGCGGCAAACTCTTTCACCTCGGCCTGAACAGGGATGGCAGCCCGAAGCACCCGCTGTACATCGCCAGCAGCACACGGCCGAAGCCATTTAGCGGGGTCGAGGATGTCTGATACTTTCCTGACGGAAGAAGAAGTAGCAGAATTGACTGGCGTCCGTACGGGGCGTCGCGGCAAGACGCGCGAGGAGCGGCAGATAGACTGGCTGCGAACCTCTGGGATCCCGTTCTGGACAAACGCGCGCCGCCGACCGATTATTCCACGTGCGGCGATCGAAGGGCGGCGGCAGACCGATGAACCGGTCAGGAAGAAGTGGCGGCCGAAGGTGCTTGCATCGGGGTGACATCATGGGTCGAAAGCCGACTGTGAATCTGAACCTGCCACCAAGGATGCGTGCCCGGAAACGTTGGAACAAAATCCATTACTACTACGACTGGGGAGGCAATCCACGTCGCGAAGAACCGCTCGGCCCAGACTTCGTGCTTGCCGTAAAACGGTGGTCCGCGATCGAGGAAACGCAAGCGCCGAGAGCGACACAGCCTACCTTCAAGGACGCAGCGGCGATGTATGTACGCGAGGTCCTGCCCACCAAAGCTCGCCGCACGCAGACCGACAACCTTAAGGAACTCGTATTTCTACGCGAGTTGTTCGACGACGATGTGCTGCTGGACGATATCGAGCCAACCCACGTCAAACAGTATCTGCGCTGGCGTCACAAGAAGGCCGTCGCGTGGTATGCAGCGAAGAATCGGGTCTCGCCCCCGAACGCGGGACACGTGCGTGCCAATCGTGAGATCGCCCTGTTTAGCCACATCTTTAACAATGCACGCGAGATCGGCCTGACGAAAGCGGCGAACCCTTGCGTGGGTGTGAAGAAGAACACGGAGGACGGTCGCGATGTCTACGTGGAAGATGATCTGTATGTACGCCTGTATGAGAAAGCTGACCAGCCGACGCGCGACGCGATGGATCTGGGCTACCTCGCCGGCCAGCGTCCGCAGGACACATTGCGCTATGACGAGCGCGATATCCGGGACAACTTCCTCGCCATAGGACAGGGGAAGACGGGAAAGAAGATCCGCATGGAAGTGACCGGCGAACTGAAGTTGGTAATCGAGCGGATTAGGGCGCGCAAAGCGACTTACAAGGTCGTCAGCACCGCGCTGATCGTCACGGAGACCGGCCAGCGCATGACGTTGAGAACCTTGCAATACCGGTTCAGGACGGCGCGAGAAGCGGCCGGCATCCCGGCGAAAGACTGGCTCTTTTAAAAGCGCAGTGGGTAATGCGGCTCACGAGGCATGCGGATTGAGTGCTGAGAAGTCGAGTTTGCCCGCGATGAGAAACAGCACGGTGCGCATGGTCTTGAAGCTGGCGTATCCCCGTGCCTTGCGCTTGGCGGCCTGAAACAGGCCGTTGATCGCCTCAATGAATCCATTGGTCTGGCGTGTCTGCGCCCACGCGATGATGCCGTCGAAATGACGACGGATCATGCGCGCGACGTCCTTCATGGGCTCGACCTTGGAACGCATGACGTTGCCGCACCACCGGCGCAGCATTTTGGAGACGACGTGGATCTGTTTGCGATCGAGAATCTCGCGCAGTTGCTCGCGGTACATCCACGCTCGGGCCGTGCGGTTGGTGGCGTACTGGCTGATCAGCGCCTCGAGATCGGTCAGTTGCGCGAGATCGAGTTTCTCGGCATCCTTGAGCAGCGACCAGCGCATGCCCTTCAGCGAGGGATCGGTTTTCTGCTGCGCGCGGCGCACACCATCAAGCGCTTTGGACGCATGCGCCACGACATGAAAC
The DNA window shown above is from Paraburkholderia sp. BL10I2N1 and carries:
- a CDS encoding RidA family protein, which codes for MAGENRSPQPVHPATPGLSTPGGHYSHVTVANGFVFVSGQLPVTAAGTRLDDRSFAEQARQVLDNVEQALLAAGSAIDQLVQVRVYVDDIENWPEFNSIYASWAGNARSSRAVVPTGPLHFGLKIEVEALAVL
- a CDS encoding DUF1643 domain-containing protein, with the translated sequence MTYASFGHQGVGLNAHSVAQDVEGKLFDITPLSDESARQFMRFVRHSGEEAQCLIHRDLNGSLANASILEAVDRASIVICAWGSHEAAARRAADVLHLLRITSMSGKLFHLGLNRDGSPKHPLYIASSTRPKPFSGVEDV
- a CDS encoding DUF4224 domain-containing protein, producing the protein MSDTFLTEEEVAELTGVRTGRRGKTREERQIDWLRTSGIPFWTNARRRPIIPRAAIEGRRQTDEPVRKKWRPKVLASG
- a CDS encoding tyrosine-type recombinase/integrase translates to MGRKPTVNLNLPPRMRARKRWNKIHYYYDWGGNPRREEPLGPDFVLAVKRWSAIEETQAPRATQPTFKDAAAMYVREVLPTKARRTQTDNLKELVFLRELFDDDVLLDDIEPTHVKQYLRWRHKKAVAWYAAKNRVSPPNAGHVRANREIALFSHIFNNAREIGLTKAANPCVGVKKNTEDGRDVYVEDDLYVRLYEKADQPTRDAMDLGYLAGQRPQDTLRYDERDIRDNFLAIGQGKTGKKIRMEVTGELKLVIERIRARKATYKVVSTALIVTETGQRMTLRTLQYRFRTAREAAGIPAKDWLF